TCGGCAAGTCGGGCATCGGCAAGGATGATCAGGCGCTGCTTCAGGAAGCCCTGTTCGATCTGCTCGAATGCAAGCGACTTCTCGATCAGGTTCGCTGATCGTTTATCCACAGGTCTGTTCGAGCATTTTCAGGAAAAGTGAACCGCGGTTCTCCGTCTGGAAACGCGTCAAAACAAAGAGTTAGAGCGTTTTCTCGATTCGAGGAAAACGCGAATGCTCTAAAATGCCAACCTTTCGGAAACTCCTTTGGCCGATAATGCGGCTCCGTAAAGAAGGAGTCCGATCGTGAGCAATCGAAAATCGACAGGGCGACGCCGCACGGCGAAGAAATCGGCTGGTGGCAGCGTCTGGCCCTGGGTGCTGATGCTTGGCGTCGTCGCCGGTGGCATTCAGGCTTACGAATATCGCGACAGTTTCCTGCCGCAACGCCATGTTGCGAAGGCGACACCCGCGACAACGAGTTCTCCAAAACTTGCAACCGCAGCAAAACGCGAAGTGGCCGCGCCGGAAAAAGTGGCGAGCATTCGGCCTGCATCGCCGGTTTCGCCCGGCAACGGGCCGGTGCCACCACGCTCCATCGCCATGCCCTCCACGTCTTCGCAGAGCCAGGTCGCAGCCATCCTACCGGAAACCCGTCCCACGGTCGAAAAAATCTCGATCGGTGAAAAGAGCGGTGCCTTTGCCTTTTGTGGCCGCTCCGGGCTTAACAATTGCGTGGCTGATGGCAACACCTTCTGGATGAAGGGCGTGAAAATGCAGCTCGCCGGCATCGAGGTTCCGCAGATCGACCGGGCGCGCTGCATGGAAGAACGCCAGCGCGGTTTCGTCGCCAAGGTCAGGCTTCGCGACATGCTGAATGCCGGCACCTTCGATGTTGCCTCTTCCGCAGGTGCCAGCGGGCAAGCCATGGAACGCAAACGGCTTTCGCGTTCGGGTGTCTCCTTTGCCGATCAGCTCGTACGCGAAGGACTGGCACATCCGGCATCTGCAAAAAATCAGTCCTGGTGTGGCTGAGGCCCCGTTGACCGCAACCGTTCTGCCTGTGTAGATGAGGCGCTGTCGGCATTCGGGATCGGAACTTTTTAGTCCTGCACCGAGTAATGACGAGGCAAGTTGCAGCGCCGGAGCCGGATTGGCAGGCGGCGCGGCAATGCGGACGTGGCGAAATCGGTAGACGCAGCAGACTTAAAATCTGCCGACCATTGGTCTTGCGGGTTCAAGTCCCGCCGTCCGCACCAACTTCCCTTTGATTTATTCCCCTACCTCAAGTCCTGAGCCGGCGTAAAAACGCCCGTTCACGTGCGCGTCATCTCTTCTTGAAAATCATCAAAAAGAACCTATTGACCTTGCCACGATGGGAAGCCCTATCTTTTTCGATATAAAGAAAAGAGGGGTCATACGCATGTCACAAACAGAGATCCGGGCAAGCCATCAGATTGCGATCGATGGCATGACATGCGCCTCCTGCGTCGGTCGTGTCGAGAAGGCGATTGCCAGGGTGCCGGGGGTTCTCAAGGCCTCGGTCAATCTCGCTACCGAGCGCGCCGATATTGCCTTTTCCGGCCCGCCCGATGTGATGGCTGTCATCGCAGCCGTGCGGAATGCGGGTTATGGCGTCGACGAAAAAACCATCGAACTCGATATTGAGGGCATGACCTGTGCCTCCTGCGTCGGACGCGTGGAGAAGGCGCTGAAGGCTGTCGCCGGTGTCTCCGGTGCAAGCGTCAATCTGGCCACGGAACGTGCCACCGTCCGCGTTGCTGGCAATACCGTCTCTGCCGCCAGACTGGCGGAAGCAATCAGCCAGGCTGGCTACAAGGCAAGCGAAATCGCCACGGACAAAGCCAAGGGTGATGAGCCGGACCGGCGCGAAGCCGAATTGCGCGGTCTGAAAATCAGCCTCGCCGTTGCCGTTGCCCTGACACTGCCGGTCTTCGTGCTGGAGATGGGTTCGCATCTGGTTCCCGCCATCCATGATTTCGTGATGGAAACGGTCGGCATGCGGGAAAGCTGGTATCTGCAATTTGCGCTGACCACGCTTGTTCTTTTCGGACCCGGTCTGCGCTTCTTCGAAAAGGGCATACCCGCACTTCTGCGGCTTGCACCCGACATGAATTCGCTTGTCGTGCTGGGCACTGCCGCCGCCTGGGGATTTTCGGTGGTCGCCACTTTCCTGCCGGAAATTCTGCCGCGTGGCACGGCCAATGTCTATTATGAGGCGGCGGCCGTTATCGTCACGCTCATCCTGCTCGGCCGTTTTCTCGAGGCGCGCGCCAAGGGTCGCACCAGCGAGGCGATAAAGCGGCTGGTCGGCCTGCAGGCCAAGTCGGCCCGCGTCCTGCGCAATGGCGAAACCGTCGATGTGCCGTTGCAGGACGTACAGACCGGTGACGTGATCGTTGTTCGTCCGGGCGAAAAGGTGCCCGTCGATGGCCTGGTAATCGATGGCTCCTCTTATGTCGATGAATCGATGATAACGGGTGAACCGATCCCGGTGACGAAAACCGCAGGTTCCGAGGTTGTCGGCGGCACGGTCAACCGCAACGGCTCCTTCACCTTCCGCGCCACCAAGGTGGGCGCAGATACGCTGATCGCCCAGATCATCCGCATGGTCGAGGAAGCGCAGGCCGACAAGCTGCCCATTCAGGCGCTGGTGGACAAGGTGACCAACTGGTTCGTGCCGGCGGTGATGCTGGCTGCACTCGCCACATTCATCGTCTGGTTCGTGTTCGGGCCGGACCCTGCTTTGACCTTCGCGCTTGTCAACGCTGTTGCAGTCCTCATCATCGCCTGTCCCTGCGCCATGGGCCTTGCCACGCCCACCTCTATCATGGTCGGCACCGGCCGTGCCGCCGAAATGGGTGTGCTGTTCAGGCGCGGCGATGCGCTCCAGACGCTGCGCGATGCCGATGTCATCGCCGTCGACAAGACCGGCACGCTGACGCTCGGCAAGCCGAAACTGGTGCATTTCACCACGACTGAGGGGTTCGACGCGGATGAAGTGCTGCGCCTCGTTGCTTCACTCGAAAACCGTTCCGAACATCCGATCGCTGAGGCAATCGTTGAGGCTGCGAAACATGGCGGCCTGACGCTTGCCGATGCGGAGGGCTTCGAGGCCACCCCCGGTTTCGGCGTGGCGGCGATAGTCGATGGCCGCAAGGTCGAAGCGGGTGCGGATCGCTTCATGACGAAGCTCGGTTACGATGTTTCCATGTTCGCCGGCGATGCTGAACGGCTGGGCAGGGAAGGGCAGTCGCCGCTTTATGCCGCCGTCGATGGCAGGTTGGCCGTGATCATTGCTGTTGCCGATCCGGTAAAGCCGACGACGCCGGAAGCAATCGCGGCGCTGCATGCGCTGGGTCTCAAGGTCACGATGATTACCGGCGACAACCGCCGCACTGCCGAAGCCATCGCTCGCCGTCTTGGCATCGATGAGGTGGTGGCGGAAGTGCTGCCGGACGGCAAGGTCGAGGCCGTGAAGAGACTGGCCGCTGGCGGGCGACGCGTCGCCTTTGTTGGCGATGGTATCAACGATGCGCCGGCGCTTGCTGCGGCCGATGTCGGCCTTGCCATCGGCACGGGCACGGATGTCGCGATTGAAAGCGCCGATGTGGTGCTGATGTCGGGCGATCTTCGCGGCGTTGCCAATGCCATCGCGCTCTCCAAGGCGACCATCCGCAATATCGGCCAGAACCTGTTCTGGGCCTTCGCCTACAACGCTGCACTCGTTCCCGTCGCGGCCGGAATATTGTATCCTGTCAACGGCGTTCTGCTCTCGCCTGTCCTTGCCGCCGGAGCCATGGCGCTTTCCAGCGTATTTGTCCTGACAAATGCGCTGCGCCTGAAAAGCTTCCGTGCGCCGCTGGTGGACAAAGCGGCTGGCATGCAGCTCGCAGCGGCCGAATAGGAGGGCGGATATGATGACGCCTGGCAACACAATCTATCTGCCGCAGATCGGACGCAGCATCATGGCGGCGCAAGGCGAGACCGTGCTTCAGGCCGCGCTTGCGGCAGGCATCACCTATCCGCACGGCTGTCGCATGGGCCGCTGCGGGGCCTGCAAATCGCACCTCGTTTCGGGCGAGATCGATCTTCTCAAGCACACGCCATTTTCATTGACCGAAGAGGAAAAGGCGGAAGGCCTGACGCTCGCCTGCCGCGCCGTGCCGCTAAGCGACGTGACGATCGGCTGGCTCAACGGTGAGGACGAATTTGCCGATATTCCGACCGGCCGCTTTGAGGGCGTGGTGGCGGAAGCCGTGGATGCGACACATGATATCAAGCTCATCCGCATCAGGCTCGGCGATCGCGCGCAGTTTACCTTCAAACCCGGTCAATATGTGCGCCTGCTTTACCCGGACTGTTCGCCGCGCGACTATTCCATCGCCAGCCGGATCGACGAAGAGTTGATCGAATTCCACATCCGGCATGTGCCGGGCGGCCTGACAAGCGGCCATATATTCGCGCAGGCCAAGGCGGGCGATCCTGTCACTTTGGTGGGGCCTTTCGGCTCGTCATTCCTGCGGGAAAAACATTGTGGGCCAATCCTTGGCATTGCCGGCGGCTCGGGTCTGGCACCGGTCAAGGCGGTTGTCGAGGCTGCTCTCGCAACGGGGGAAATGACGGGCCGGGATCGCCCCATCCATGTCTATTTCGGCGCCCGCGCCCTGCGCGATCTTTATATGGTCGAGTATTTCGAAGCGCTTACCGCGCGCCACGGCAATCTGAGTTTCGTTCCGGTTCTCTCCAATGAGCCACATGCGCAGATGCGGTGCGGTTATGTCGGCAACGCGGTGGCGGATGATTTTGACGACCTTGACGGCTGGAAAGCCTATCTCGCGGGCCCGCCGGCGATGATCGAGGCAACCGTGCAGCAACTGGTGGCGCGGGGCATGCGCACCGCCGACATTCATGCAGACGTGTTTTTCACCCCGGACAGATAGGAGCAGGATCCATGAATATCGGCACAGCCGCCACCGCCTCAGGTGTTTCTGCGAAGATGATCCGTCATTACGAGATGATCGGTCTGATCAAATCGGCAAACCGCACGGATTCCGGATATCGGGTCTATACGGCCAATGATCTGGAGACGCTGCGTTTCATCAGGCGTGGACGCGACCTTGGTTTCTCGATCGAAAAGATCAGGCAGTTGATGACGCTGTGGCGCGATCCCGGTGGTGCGTCCTGCGATGTAAAACGCATCGTCATGGAGCATGTCGTGGATCTGGAAGCGAAGATGCATTCGCTCCGCGACATGGCCGACACGCTTCGAAATCTCGCAACCTATTGCCCCGACAATGGCGAGCCGGATTGCCCGATCATTCAGGATCTGGCGCAATCGGAAGATCCTGATTTTGTTCCGGTGGCGGTTGTACCCAAGCGCTCCGGAATGCTGAAGGGCGCCTCCGGCGTGGCGACGGAATTGTCGCGTCTCATGAAATAAACAGCCGTTCCCATCGGGAATTGATCGTCGATTGCAGCAAATGCCAATTGTGGTGAAGGAAACCGGGCCATGTGGATACAGATATTGCAACGCTTCCTTATTCTGTGCCTGATGCTGACGATCGTTTCCGTCATCGCGTTTCTTTTGCCCTATATGGCGGGTGGCGATCCGGCCCGCACCATCCTGTTTTCCCGCATGCGCGATACCGCGCTAGATCCGCATGCGGTCGAGGCGCTGAGAGTAAGCCTCGGGCTCGACCGGCCGCTCTATGTGCAATATTTCGCATGGCTCTCAAACGCGCTGCGCGGCGATCTGGGCTTTTCCTTCACCAGCAGCCAGCCGGTGGCCGGTGAGCTTCTGCGCTCCCTCGGCGTGTCGGTAACGCTGGCGCTGACGGCGCTGGCAATCGCGGTCGCCGTTGCCTTGCCGCTCGGCACGCTGGCGGCGATGCGCCCGGGCGGGCGGCTCGACAATTTCGCGACACTGATGATCCAGACCTTCGTTGCGACGCCGGAATATTGGTTCGCGCCCATGTCGGCGCTGGTCTTTGCGCTCTATCTCGGCTGGTTGCCGTCGGCGGGATGGGACAGCTGGCGTTCCCTGGTGCTTCCCGCCTTGACCCTGACGTTGCGCCCGCTCGCTTACTTCACGCAGGTGACACGCGCAGCAATGGCCGAGGTTCTGCGCGCGCCCTATATCACCGCCGCCCGCAGCCGGGGTCTCGGTATGCATAGCACGGTCCTGCGGCACGGTGTCCGCAACGGCTCGCTGCCCGTCGTCACCTTCTTTGCATTGTGGCTCGCGGGCCTGCTTGGCGGCTCAGTGGTCGTGGAAGTCATCTTTGCCATCCCAGGCATGGGGCGGCTTCTTTATGACGCCGTGGTCAATCGCGACATCCCGATGCTGCAGGGTGGTTTCATCTGCATCGTCGCCCTGTCCATCCTGATCAATACCCTGGCCGACGGCTTTTATGTCCTGATCAATCCAGCAATGCGAGGTCACAATGACCATTAGCCAGTTCCCGAGCGCGCCGGTAGCCGCCTTGCCCCTGAGCAACACGCCCCTGAGCAATACGCCCATGACCAACACGCCAATGACCGCTACCCCCAAGCGCCCGTCGGCCTTCAGCCGGTTCACGGACTTCATCAGCCGGCGGCACTGGACCTTCTATGCGGGTTCGGCGATCTTTCTCGTCATCATCCTGCTGCTGGTCATCGCGCCATGGATATCGCCCTATAATCCCGCACAGCAGAACCTTCGCCTGCGGCTGAATGCGCCAGGCGCCACCTACTGGCTGGGAACGGACCATCTCGGCCGCGACGTGCTCAGCCGGTTGCTGATCGGCGGCCGTTTCACGGTCACGATTGCCGCCATCACCGTCATTCTCTCGGTCGCCATCGGCACCTTTGTCGGCATCATCAGCGGCCGCAGCCGCGGTATCCTCGACGAAGTCCTGATGCGCGTGGTCGACCTGCTCATCGCCATTCCGGACGTGGTGATTGCCATCTTCCTCGTCGCCATATTCGGGCCGGGATATGGAACCCTGATCGCATCGCTGACGATTGTCGGCTGGACACCCTTTGCGCGTCTGGCGCGCGGGCTGACGCTGTCGATCAATTCCCGCGAATATATCCGCGCGGCGGAAGTGCTTGGCTGCACGCGGCGCTTCATCATCTTCCGGCATATCATTCCGAACACGATCTGGCCGATTGCGGCCGTGGCGTTCCTGCGTTTTGGCCACAAGCTGATCACGGTGGGCGGCCTGTCGTTTCTGGGTCTCGGCGTGCAGCCACCGGCCGCCGACTGGGCGCTGATGCTGGCCGATGCACAGGCCTATGCGGAGCGCATGCCCATTCTCGTCATCGCACCCGGTCTGGCGATTTTCCTGTCGGCGCTGAGCGTGACCTGGATCGGCCACGGGCTGAACCTGGAGACCAAAAAACAGAATGGTCATTGACGCCTGTCGGCAGGTAGTGGCCGGCTTGATCATCGTCAAACATAGCTGAGGCAAAGGAACTGGAAGGAGAGTAATATCGTCTGAAGCCGCATGAAAATACGCAAATGCCTCCGATTCAATAAAAATAAGGGGAACTCTTATGAATATCGAAGGACAAACGCATGCCATTACGGCCCTGTCTCCCGAATGCGCACCGCTTCTGGAAATAGAGGACCTGCACGTTTCGGTGCCGGCGCAAAATGGCCGAAAATTTGTCATTTCTGGCCTCACGCTTTCCGTCAATGCCGGTGAAGTGGTCGCACTCGTCGGCGAATCCGGTTCCGGCAAGAGCATGACGGCCCTGTCGCTGATGCGGCTTTTGCCGCAGGGCGCGGAAATCAATTCCGGTCGCATTTCCTTTGCCGGGCGCGATATCCTCGCGCTTTCATCGTCCGAACTCGATGCGCTGCGTGGCGCCGATATAGGCATGCTGTTCCAGCAGCCACAGGCCATGCTTGATCCGACCAGCCGGGTGAAGACGCAGGTTGCCGAGCCGCTGTGGGTCCATCGCAAGATGAGCCGGAGTGCTGCGCTCAACCGGGTCGTCGGTCTCCTGTCGGATGTCGGCATTCCAGACCCATCGGCGCGGGCGCAATGTTTCGCGCATGAGCTTTCCGGCGGCATGGCGCAACGTGTCATGATTGCCGCGGCACTCTCGGGCAATCCGCAACTGCTGATCGCCGATGAGCCGACGACGGCTCTTGATGTCACCGTCCAGGCACAGATATTGCGCCTGCTTGATGACGAACGCCGCAAGCGTCGACTCGCCACCCTGTTGATCACCCATGATCTGTCGGTGGTTGCCGCTTTCGCAGACAGGATTGCGGTGATGTATGCCGGCCGCATCGTCGAGGAGGGGCCGACACAGGCGATCCTCAAGGCGCCGCAACATCCCTATACAAAGGCGCTGATCAGCTGCTCGCTTCTGACCACCGACAGCGAGGGACAGTTGCTGACGATCCCCGGATCAAGCTCGCAGGCCCATGACATGTCCTGCGGTTGCCGGTTTCATCCGCGCTGCGCGCTTGCCAAGTCGGAGGGTATGGGCAGCCGGTGCATGGCGTCGGAACCGGATCTGAATGCATTGCCGGAAGGGCGCAAGGCGCGGTGCTGGGCGGTCGGTGAGGATCATGCCGGCGACCATACCAGCCACGCGGTCTGCTGAAGGAGGGTATGATGCAATTGACAGCTGTAAAACAGACCCCGCCATCGGTCGATAGCGACACTCGCCCCTATGTGGTCGCGAAGAACCTCTGCAAATATTATCCGATATCCGGCCTCGGTCACCGGGTGGTGAAATCGGTCGACGATGTGTCCCTGACCATCGGCGAAGGGGAAGTGCTCGGCCTTGTCGGCGAATCCGGATGCGGTAAAAGCACCGTCGCCGGGCTGATCACCCGGATGACCCACGCGACCAAAGGCGAGGTCAGCATCGGCGAACACGACATATTGCACATGCAGGGCGAGACGCTGCGGCGCATGCGCCGGGTCGTGCAGCTGGTGTTTCAGGACCCATATTCCGCGCTCGATCCGCGCATGCGCATCGGGCAAAGCATGGAAGCGCCGCTCGCCCAGCACGGCATCGGCACCCGTGAAGAACGCACGGCGCGTGTGTTCAGGATGCTGGAAGAAGTTGGTCTCGATGCATCGTTTTTCGATCGTTATCCGAGCCAGTGTTCCGGCGGGCAGTTGCAGCGCGTCGTCATCGGGCGTGCACTTCTGCTCAATCCAAGCTTCCTTGTCTGCGACGAACCGACCTCGGCGCTCGATGCATCCATGCGCACGCAGATACTCAACCTGCTGATGGACATGAAACGCCGCCATGGTCTGACGGTTCTGATGATTTCCCACGACCTTCGCGTGGTGCGTTATCTCTGCGATCGCATCGCGGTGATGTATCTCGGCCGGATCGTTGAAATCGCCGACCGGGAAGAGCTCTTTCGTGCGCCGAAACATCCCTACACCAAGGCTTTGATCGCTTCATCGATGCTGGATGAAACCGGCCTTTATGCGCCTGAAATGCTGCTGGACGGCGATTTGCCCAGCCCGCTCAATCCTCCCAGCGGCTGCAAATTTCACACCCGCTGCAAATATGCGACGCCGATTTGCAGTGAAAAAGAGCCGGTTCTGGAGGGCGTCGCGGGCGCGCATTTCGCCCGTTGCCACCATTGGCGTGAATGGGGTTGAAACATGAAGCAGTTGCGGTTTTGTGCTTTGGTAAAAACAGATGAATCGTGTGTCTGAGGTTTAATATCGGAATTAAATTCCGAGTATAGAGCATTAAAATAAATAATATTCAGATGGATATTCGTCGAATATCCACTGGATATTCTTTTGTCTTCTGACTTGAGAAAGTTTAATCGGGAATTTTATGAAAATAAGTGAATTGTGAGCGTTATCATCAAAAATAAAAGGGGAATATTCTATGATGAAGCACGCACTTTTGGCGACTTGCGCCATCGTGACTGCGTTTGGAGCCGATGCGGCTAAGGCCGGCACGATTACCTATGACGATAATTTCGGGGTGAAGACCGGCTGGCAGATGGCATCCGACGATGCCTATCTCGGCTCCCGTGCAGGTTGTTTCGAAAGCCTGATACGTGTTGGCTACGACATGAAGCTGGAGCCGAGTCTGGCTGAATCCTGGGCGCAGACCGGCCCCAAGGTATGGGAATTCAAACTGCGCAAGGGCGTCAAGTTCCAGAACGGCGAAACGCTCGATGCCAAGGCCGCAGTTAATGCGCTTACCAATCTTTTGCAGGCCCCGGTTCCGGCCCGTGCCTTTTCACCCAAGCTGATTGCTGCCGTCGAAGCGGCCGGCGATGATACCGTGAAGATAACGACGATCGAGCCATCGGTGTTGCTTCCGGCGCAGATGGCGAGCCCCGCAACCTCCATTCTCGCGCCATCAGCCTATAAGGACGGCAAGGTCGATCCAGTGGGAACCTGTACCGGACCTTTCAAGATCACGGAGGTCGATCCGAGCCAGCATATGATGCTGACCGCCAATCATGATTATTGGGGCGGCATGCCGAAACTTGCGGGTGGCCGCGTGAATTTCGTGCCCGATGCCGACACCCGCGCCACCCAGGCAAGAACCGGGGAAGCACAGATTTCGCGCCTCGTTCCGCCATGGACCGTGAAGACCATCGAATCAACCGACGGCGTCAAGGTCGCGCCCATCCCGTCGCCCCGCATCACGGAGCTGTTGCTGAACAATTCCAGGCCGCCTTTCGACAATCTCAAGGTGCGGCAGGCAATCCAGGCCGCCATCGATACCGGTGGCATCGCCGACAGCATCTATGAAGGTGCGGTGAAAGGCGCCGTCATGCCCTTTGCCGCGGGTGAGCCATGGGCTGCAAAAGAGGGCAAGCCTGCCTATGACGTGGAAAAAGCCAAGGATTTGCTGAAGGAAGCGGGCATTGCACCCGGCAGCCTAAAGGTGACGCTGCTTGCCTATACGGCAAAGACGGAACTGAAGGATGTCGCGGCGATCATTCAGGCGCAGTTGCAGGAACTCGGCATCAAGGTTGATGTCCGCGTTGCCGATTACAGCGCGATCGAACCCGACCTTCTGGCCGGCAAGTTCGATATGGCGCTGCTGTCGCGCGGTTATGCCACGGATGTTGCCGAACCCGCCGGTTTCCTGAATGCCGATTATACCTGCGGCGGCAGCTATAACATCTCGCATTATTGCAATGAGGCGACCGACAAGCTGATCAAATCCGCCTACGCGACGGCCGAACCCGCCAAGCGTTATGAGATTTACAGCGAAGCGGCGCAGAAGATTTACGACGAAGCCGTCTCCGTCTTCCTTATCCATGAGACGGTCTTCGACGCCTATTCCGCCAAGCTCGAAAATTACAAGCCGCATCCGCTCAACTACTTCGTCATGACCAAGGATCTGGCGACAAAGTAAGTTGGCGGGATTTGGCCGAAAAATAGAAGCCCGGCTCGAAAGAGCCGGGCCTTTATTATGATACGAATGCAGGACTCTTTCCGTCATCATGCCGATGATGCAGCGTCGCTCAATCGTCACTCGTGCAGGACTTATTTGCAGCCTCAAAGCATGTGCGACAGCAGCTCTTAGCGTCAGATGCGATATGGCCGATGCGCGGCGAAAAGGCGATTTCCAGAAGTTGAAGAACTTCCACCGTCATCCCTCGATCAAAAAGGGAGAGCGCATCCGCCGTCTGGGGGAGGTAAGCGTGACGAACGTTTTGAAGTATCACTTACGTCAGCGTGAAGCGAGCAGGGCGATCCGGCGGCAGCTGCGATAAAGCGCCGCCGGTCTCTTTTCAGTTCAGGCGCGTGCTTCCGGCGTATAGCCCGCAGCGGTGATGATTTCGGCGATACGCGCGACATCGGAGACGCCACCGACCACAACGGTGCGGCTTGCAGGATCGGCATGCACGGCAGCACCGGGAACGGTCTTTTCGATCGCGCCCTTGATCACACCGGCGCAGTGACCACAGGTCATGTCTTCAACGTGAAAGGAAAGATCTGCGCCGACAGGGGCAGCAGTGGTGGTTTCGTGGTGGTGCTGATGGCCATTGCACATAGGCTGTTCTCCATGGTTTGGAATTCTAACAGGGAGAGCCTGGACTATTCCAACGTGGGAAGGTCAAGCGCTTTATTTGCACTGATGCAGCGATCTCAGCTCTTCCAGAAAATCGGCATCAGCAGCACCAGAACGGTGAGGATTTCCAGACGTCCGAGCAGCATCATCACTGAGAGCAGATAAAGCGCCGGGTCGCTGATCGTGGAGAAATTGCCGACAGGCCCGATGATCGGGCCGATGCCGGGGCCGACATTGGCAAGCGCTGTTGCAACACCCGAAGTGGCGGTGAGGAAATCATAACCCATCAGGCTCATGGCAAGGCTGCCGGCGATCCACAGGGCGATGAAGCAGCTGATGAACAGGAAGATGGTGCGGATTGTTTCCGGATCGACCACCTGCTGGCCGTATCGCACCGAATAGACGGCGTTCGGGTAGATCAGCTTCTTCAGCCCGGCCCGCGCCACATTGAAGATGATGAGAAAACGATAGGCCTTGATACCGCCCGCCGTCGAGCCGGAACAGCCGCCCATGAAGGTGGCGAAAAAGGCGACAACGACAACGAAGGGACCCCAGAGCGTATAATCGTCGCTGGCAAAGCCGCCGGTCGACAGGATCGAGGTCATGTTGAAGAAGGAATGGCTGAGCGCTTCATCCAGCGGCACGCCGTTTCTAAGGTGGTGATAAACGCCGACCGCAAT
The Agrobacterium cucumeris DNA segment above includes these coding regions:
- a CDS encoding heavy-metal-associated domain-containing protein codes for the protein MCNGHQHHHETTTAAPVGADLSFHVEDMTCGHCAGVIKGAIEKTVPGAAVHADPASRTVVVGGVSDVARIAEIITAAGYTPEARA
- a CDS encoding ABC transporter substrate-binding protein, whose product is MMKHALLATCAIVTAFGADAAKAGTITYDDNFGVKTGWQMASDDAYLGSRAGCFESLIRVGYDMKLEPSLAESWAQTGPKVWEFKLRKGVKFQNGETLDAKAAVNALTNLLQAPVPARAFSPKLIAAVEAAGDDTVKITTIEPSVLLPAQMASPATSILAPSAYKDGKVDPVGTCTGPFKITEVDPSQHMMLTANHDYWGGMPKLAGGRVNFVPDADTRATQARTGEAQISRLVPPWTVKTIESTDGVKVAPIPSPRITELLLNNSRPPFDNLKVRQAIQAAIDTGGIADSIYEGAVKGAVMPFAAGEPWAAKEGKPAYDVEKAKDLLKEAGIAPGSLKVTLLAYTAKTELKDVAAIIQAQLQELGIKVDVRVADYSAIEPDLLAGKFDMALLSRGYATDVAEPAGFLNADYTCGGSYNISHYCNEATDKLIKSAYATAEPAKRYEIYSEAAQKIYDEAVSVFLIHETVFDAYSAKLENYKPHPLNYFVMTKDLATK